One genomic window of Sporosarcina ureae includes the following:
- a CDS encoding dimethylarginine dimethylaminohydrolase family protein, with translation MTANIQKTDSIKCITEYDTLRRVILCPPEFMAIDEVINEVQKKYEDENIDIQRAMSQHAEFEKLLKENGVEVITLPTSEKYPEQVFTRDIGFTIGNDVFIADLAANIRKGEEITLKEWLVAQDIPYQSATDRMEGGDIIVDRDTIYIGISSRTSVEAVSKLEGKLPDHNIKRIPFDGRYLHLDCVFNLLSSKKALYFPAAFDQQTIDLFAASYELIEVAEDEQFSLGTNVLSIGNNKVFSLPQNEKVNKDLRAHGFKVIEVDFSEIIKSGGSFRCCSMPVERG, from the coding sequence TTGACAGCTAATATACAAAAAACTGATTCTATAAAATGTATAACGGAATACGATACGTTACGCCGAGTCATTTTATGCCCGCCAGAATTTATGGCGATCGATGAAGTCATTAACGAAGTACAGAAAAAGTATGAAGATGAAAATATCGATATACAACGTGCAATGAGTCAGCACGCAGAATTTGAAAAGCTCTTGAAAGAAAATGGAGTGGAAGTCATCACGCTCCCTACTTCTGAAAAATACCCTGAACAAGTTTTTACACGAGATATCGGATTCACGATCGGCAATGATGTATTCATTGCCGACTTAGCTGCAAATATTCGAAAAGGTGAAGAAATCACACTCAAAGAATGGCTGGTTGCGCAAGATATTCCCTATCAGTCCGCCACCGATCGAATGGAAGGTGGCGACATTATCGTCGACCGTGATACGATCTATATCGGTATCAGCAGCCGTACATCCGTGGAAGCGGTCAGTAAACTCGAAGGAAAATTGCCTGATCATAACATTAAGCGAATTCCGTTCGATGGGCGCTACTTACATTTGGATTGCGTCTTCAATCTTCTGTCATCCAAGAAAGCACTCTACTTCCCTGCCGCTTTTGATCAGCAAACAATCGATTTGTTTGCTGCTTCCTATGAGCTTATTGAAGTAGCCGAGGATGAACAGTTCTCACTTGGTACGAATGTACTTTCAATAGGCAACAATAAAGTATTCAGCTTGCCTCAAAATGAAAAAGTGAATAAAGACTTGCGTGCACACGGTTTTAAAGTCATTGAGGTCGACTTTTCTGAAATCATTAAATCAGGCGGTTCGTTCAGATGTTGCTCGATGCCTGTAGAACGCGGTTAA
- a CDS encoding MDR family MFS transporter yields the protein MNDLNDKQKVTIMIAIMTAMFFSAINQTIIGVAMPRIIATLGGLDYYTWVITIYLLTMAVATILVGKLSDIYGRKPFLLGGIGIFVIGAFLSGLSADIFQLIVYRGITGVGAGMIMSTAFTAVGDLYLPRERAKWTGLMSGIFGISSVLGPLMGGYIVDNLDWHWVFWVFLPLGIIAFAMIFKLFPKVPRREGESIDYFGSFFLTVTIVALLMSFSLAGEGAGKFAWSSWQILSLFALTVVALIAFIITETKVKTPVLPLSLFKNDIVTISNLAGFLLGMGMMGVMIYTPFFIQGVKGISPSGSGLIMMPMSIFMVFATTFAGAYMTKAGKYKGLAIIGLSVTTVGIFLLSTITITTPVYVMIVYLCIIGVGLGASMPVFSLTVQNAVSLRQLGVASASSQLFRSLGNTMGIGILGAIMSSRMASGIKEMLAEEGSVVDTSKIPPEQAQQLGQLMNPEILMNQPKLEAIQNGLPVELQSVAADMIASVKDVFSDALTTTFFAGAGIMIVAVIVTIFLRAIPLVSSKDTKPLTSKKEEETLHTLQ from the coding sequence ATGAACGATTTGAATGATAAACAGAAAGTAACCATCATGATTGCGATTATGACGGCAATGTTTTTCTCTGCGATCAATCAAACGATTATCGGTGTTGCGATGCCACGAATCATTGCGACACTTGGCGGTTTGGACTATTATACATGGGTGATAACGATTTACTTACTGACGATGGCGGTAGCTACTATATTGGTAGGGAAACTGTCTGATATTTATGGACGAAAACCGTTTCTGCTTGGCGGTATCGGGATCTTCGTAATAGGCGCATTTTTATCTGGTCTATCTGCTGATATTTTCCAACTAATCGTGTACCGTGGGATTACGGGAGTTGGTGCGGGTATGATCATGTCTACCGCGTTTACTGCGGTCGGTGATTTATATTTACCACGTGAAAGGGCAAAGTGGACCGGTTTAATGAGTGGTATTTTTGGCATTTCAAGTGTCTTAGGCCCATTGATGGGCGGGTATATTGTAGATAATCTTGACTGGCACTGGGTATTCTGGGTGTTCTTGCCGCTTGGAATTATTGCGTTTGCCATGATCTTCAAGCTATTCCCGAAAGTTCCGCGTCGTGAAGGGGAATCTATCGATTACTTTGGCTCATTCTTCCTAACGGTCACGATTGTTGCTTTGTTAATGTCATTCAGTTTAGCGGGGGAAGGAGCAGGGAAATTTGCTTGGTCTTCCTGGCAGATTCTCAGTTTATTCGCATTGACTGTGGTGGCATTGATTGCCTTCATAATTACAGAGACAAAAGTGAAGACACCTGTACTTCCATTGTCATTGTTTAAAAATGATATCGTAACGATTTCGAATCTCGCTGGATTCCTTCTTGGAATGGGGATGATGGGTGTCATGATTTATACACCATTCTTCATTCAAGGAGTAAAAGGGATTTCACCAAGCGGTTCAGGGCTCATTATGATGCCGATGTCGATTTTCATGGTATTTGCTACCACCTTTGCGGGAGCCTATATGACCAAGGCTGGTAAATATAAAGGACTGGCGATTATCGGCTTAAGCGTTACGACAGTGGGGATCTTTTTACTGTCGACGATCACGATTACTACGCCAGTGTATGTGATGATTGTGTATCTATGTATTATTGGCGTTGGACTTGGAGCAAGTATGCCCGTTTTCTCATTAACGGTACAAAACGCTGTCAGCTTACGACAGCTCGGCGTCGCATCCGCGTCTTCCCAACTGTTCCGTTCACTCGGCAATACGATGGGTATCGGGATTTTAGGAGCTATCATGAGTTCACGAATGGCCTCCGGGATAAAAGAGATGCTCGCTGAAGAAGGCAGTGTAGTCGATACGTCAAAAATACCGCCTGAACAAGCGCAGCAACTAGGGCAGTTAATGAATCCGGAAATTTTGATGAATCAACCAAAACTAGAAGCAATTCAAAATGGTTTGCCGGTAGAATTGCAAAGTGTGGCGGCAGACATGATCGCTTCGGTCAAGGATGTATTCAGTGATGCATTGACAACAACGTTCTTTGCCGGTGCAGGCATTATGATAGTAGCAGTCATTGTCACGATCTTCCTGCGCGCGATTCCATTAGTTTCCTCCAAGGATACAAAGCCGCTGACTTCTAAAAAAGAAGAAGAAACTTTGCATACATTACAGTAA
- a CDS encoding MarR family winged helix-turn-helix transcriptional regulator → MADEKELFSRFEELFWQVTRNMGQIWKKIFDEHFPGSQSHLVFTLERRGTMRMSELASALNLTAGAVTSASDKLIEHGYVERFRDEKDRRVVYLKITDKGRETMSELRTQGRQTMKTVFAHLTEEELQQFIDTFEEASSVITTIREENNI, encoded by the coding sequence GTGGCAGATGAAAAAGAGTTGTTTTCCCGTTTCGAGGAATTGTTTTGGCAAGTGACACGGAATATGGGGCAGATCTGGAAGAAGATTTTTGACGAGCATTTTCCTGGTTCGCAGTCACACTTGGTCTTTACTTTGGAACGCCGTGGCACGATGCGTATGTCTGAACTGGCAAGTGCCCTGAATCTAACGGCAGGAGCGGTAACAAGTGCCTCTGACAAATTGATCGAACACGGTTATGTAGAAAGATTTCGTGATGAGAAAGATCGTCGCGTTGTCTATCTGAAAATAACAGACAAAGGCAGAGAGACTATGTCGGAATTACGGACGCAAGGTCGACAAACGATGAAGACCGTATTTGCGCATTTAACGGAAGAAGAGTTACAGCAATTCATTGATACGTTCGAAGAAGCATCCAGTGTCATCACTACGATTAGAGAGGAAAACAATATATGA
- a CDS encoding DUF5658 family protein — translation MNTVKDFPIQQNRLLNVGFLLACLCLLDALFTDYGLRTGHIEEANLFVAFMYETSIFLFYAVKLGLPLLLLYLLTIRSSGVVVRITLTTALFLYIAVLFIHIFWLIVVAF, via the coding sequence ATGAATACAGTAAAGGATTTTCCTATTCAACAAAACAGATTATTGAATGTGGGCTTTCTATTAGCTTGCCTTTGTTTATTAGACGCCCTATTCACTGATTACGGTTTGCGAACCGGCCACATAGAGGAAGCTAATCTGTTTGTCGCATTTATGTATGAAACAAGCATTTTTTTGTTTTATGCCGTCAAATTAGGTTTGCCGCTACTGCTTTTATATCTGCTAACCATTCGATCGTCGGGAGTCGTCGTGCGCATTACCTTGACGACTGCCTTATTTCTTTATATTGCTGTGTTGTTCATTCATATTTTTTGGTTAATTGTAGTGGCGTTTTGA
- a CDS encoding MOSC domain-containing protein, which translates to MRKEGNLLNISPTLRTLAIGLPRTLQTMSGKEFVSAICKQTSAEVYLSKEGFQGDGIADTKHHGGPDRAVCIYPGEHYTFWEKEFSCILPSSTFGENLTVDGMLEEDICIGDIFQVGEAIIQVTQGRVPCSTISKRTGLPNLMKEMVNTGFTGYLCRVVKEGIVRSDSAITLLQQDPNEVSILYANEVYFQRPKDVEGLKRILEVDALAKEWQDMLMKRLEKLKNI; encoded by the coding sequence ATGCGGAAAGAAGGGAACTTATTGAACATTTCTCCAACATTACGAACGTTGGCAATCGGGTTGCCACGTACTTTGCAGACAATGAGTGGAAAAGAATTTGTCAGCGCTATATGTAAACAAACATCTGCGGAAGTCTATCTTTCTAAAGAAGGTTTTCAAGGTGATGGGATTGCTGATACGAAACATCATGGTGGACCTGATCGCGCAGTCTGTATCTATCCGGGGGAGCATTACACTTTCTGGGAAAAAGAGTTCTCCTGCATATTGCCCTCTTCTACTTTCGGAGAAAACCTCACAGTGGACGGGATGCTAGAGGAAGACATATGCATCGGAGACATTTTCCAGGTAGGTGAAGCCATTATTCAAGTAACGCAAGGTCGGGTTCCTTGCAGCACAATTAGTAAGCGTACTGGCTTGCCTAATCTGATGAAAGAGATGGTCAACACTGGATTCACAGGCTATTTATGCCGTGTCGTGAAAGAAGGAATTGTTCGTTCAGATTCTGCAATTACTTTGCTTCAACAAGATCCAAACGAAGTTTCCATCCTCTATGCAAATGAAGTGTATTTTCAGCGCCCTAAAGATGTGGAAGGATTGAAGCGAATTTTAGAAGTCGATGCACTGGCTAAAGAGTGGCAAGACATGCTGATGAAACGGCTAGAGAAGCTCAAGAATATCTAA
- a CDS encoding NAD(P)/FAD-dependent oxidoreductase gives MKQDQLLDVTIIGGGPAGLYAAFYSGLREMKTKIIEYQQQLGGKIHVYPEKMIWDIGGMTPAPGAQVIERLVAQGLTFDPEVVLNEKIVKIEKIADKHFALHGSSGTVHYSKTVIVATGTGILNPQKIEVEGAERFEVSNLNYTVKSLRRFKGKTVLISGGGNAAIDWANELQPIAKKVYLTYRKENLNGHEAQVRQLFESGVVCHFNTNISRFIASADHSSIEKVELRDNEEETVTTIAVDEVIINHGYERDTSLIGDQQLGVELTEHKQIAGTCTSATSIEGMYAAGDVLSHTGKLHLIAGAFQDAANAVNCAKLYIDPEANENGMVSSHNELFKERNRELVKQLI, from the coding sequence ATGAAACAAGATCAGCTACTGGACGTAACGATTATCGGCGGCGGACCTGCGGGGTTATATGCTGCTTTTTATAGTGGATTGCGTGAAATGAAGACGAAAATCATTGAATACCAGCAGCAACTTGGTGGAAAGATCCATGTCTACCCAGAAAAAATGATTTGGGATATTGGCGGTATGACACCGGCACCAGGAGCGCAGGTAATTGAACGGCTTGTGGCCCAAGGGTTAACTTTTGATCCGGAAGTCGTGCTCAATGAGAAAATAGTGAAGATCGAAAAGATAGCAGACAAGCATTTTGCATTACATGGCTCATCCGGTACTGTTCATTACAGCAAAACCGTAATAGTAGCAACTGGTACAGGTATTTTGAATCCACAGAAGATTGAAGTGGAAGGCGCAGAACGCTTTGAAGTGTCGAATTTGAACTATACGGTAAAATCTTTAAGACGTTTCAAAGGAAAGACCGTCCTGATTTCAGGCGGTGGGAACGCGGCAATTGACTGGGCCAATGAACTGCAACCGATCGCTAAGAAAGTGTACCTAACTTATCGAAAAGAGAATTTAAACGGCCATGAAGCGCAAGTGCGACAACTCTTTGAGAGTGGTGTGGTCTGTCACTTTAATACGAATATATCTCGATTCATTGCGTCTGCGGATCATAGTTCAATTGAGAAAGTGGAGCTACGAGACAATGAAGAAGAAACAGTTACCACGATAGCCGTAGATGAAGTCATCATTAATCACGGTTACGAGCGTGATACTTCGTTAATTGGCGACCAGCAACTAGGTGTTGAACTAACGGAACATAAACAGATTGCCGGAACGTGCACGAGTGCTACGTCTATAGAGGGGATGTATGCGGCAGGGGATGTACTGAGCCACACAGGCAAACTACATTTAATAGCAGGGGCATTTCAGGATGCAGCGAATGCTGTGAACTGCGCCAAACTCTATATTGATCCCGAAGCAAATGAAAATGGTATGGTATCTTCTCACAATGAACTCTTCAAGGAACGAAATCGTGAATTGGTCAAACAGCTCATATAA
- a CDS encoding ABC transporter ATP-binding protein, with protein MARLYAENLHVSYDDHLIVKGLSVQIPDKKVTAIIGANGCGKSTFLKAVTRLIPHQSGEVIIDGENIVKQKTKQLAQKMAILPQTQEAASGLTVGELVSYGRFPYQNALGRLTARDMDVINWALEVTNTTDFKYRQVDALSGGQRQRVWIAMALAQETDIIFLDEPTTYLDMAHQLEVLELLQRLNEEQQRTIVMVLHDLNQAARFADFIIAMKDGDIVCAGVCEDVIRPDILREVFRIDAEIGTDPRTGKPLCITYDLLKGDE; from the coding sequence ATGGCTCGCTTGTATGCAGAAAATCTACACGTTTCATACGATGATCACCTGATTGTTAAAGGGTTATCGGTTCAAATACCTGACAAGAAAGTAACTGCCATTATCGGAGCAAACGGATGTGGCAAATCAACTTTTCTAAAAGCCGTCACGCGCTTAATTCCGCATCAGTCAGGAGAAGTGATAATAGATGGCGAAAATATTGTTAAACAAAAGACGAAGCAGCTCGCGCAAAAGATGGCTATTCTTCCTCAGACACAAGAAGCTGCCAGCGGTTTAACAGTTGGTGAATTGGTATCCTACGGTAGATTTCCTTACCAGAATGCACTGGGACGTTTGACAGCGCGTGATATGGATGTTATCAATTGGGCGCTTGAAGTCACCAATACGACTGATTTCAAATACCGTCAAGTCGATGCATTATCCGGTGGTCAACGCCAGCGTGTTTGGATCGCGATGGCACTTGCCCAGGAAACAGATATCATCTTCCTAGATGAGCCGACTACCTATTTAGATATGGCACATCAACTAGAAGTGCTAGAGCTATTGCAAAGGCTTAATGAAGAGCAGCAACGCACCATTGTCATGGTCCTTCATGATTTGAATCAAGCAGCACGTTTTGCCGATTTTATCATTGCCATGAAAGATGGAGACATTGTATGCGCAGGCGTGTGCGAGGACGTAATACGGCCAGATATACTGCGAGAAGTATTTCGAATTGATGCCGAAATTGGAACGGATCCAAGAACGGGCAAACCGTTATGTATCACATATGATCTATTAAAAGGAGACGAATAA
- a CDS encoding iron-hydroxamate ABC transporter substrate-binding protein — protein sequence MKKILLPALLLFVLALAACGNKQEEPAKEDTPAKEQGASDTITYESEEGPVEVPADPQRVVVLSSFAGTVHEFGVNLVGAESWSKDNPSFDLFLKDVEEVSDENIEKIIELEPDLIIGLNTIKNIDKLKEIAPTVTYTYGKVDYLTQQIEIGKLLNKEKEATEWVDAFKARAQQAGKDIKAKIGEDTTVSVIEEFDKQIYVFGDNWGRGTEILYQEMKLAMPEKVKEMTEKDGYYALSAEVLPEFAGDYVILSKSDTGDNSFLETETYKNIPAVKNDQVYQVNTAEFSFNDAYTLDNQLDFFIKSFLGTK from the coding sequence TTGAAGAAAATTCTATTACCTGCTCTTCTGCTTTTCGTACTTGCGTTAGCAGCTTGCGGCAATAAACAGGAAGAACCTGCGAAAGAAGATACACCTGCAAAAGAACAAGGAGCAAGCGACACGATTACTTATGAATCAGAAGAAGGTCCAGTGGAGGTTCCCGCAGATCCACAACGGGTTGTAGTGTTATCTAGTTTTGCCGGTACTGTACATGAATTTGGCGTGAATTTGGTGGGAGCTGAGTCTTGGTCAAAAGATAATCCAAGCTTTGATTTATTTTTGAAAGATGTAGAAGAAGTGTCGGACGAAAACATTGAAAAGATTATTGAACTGGAGCCGGATTTAATTATTGGACTTAACACTATTAAGAACATTGATAAACTAAAAGAAATTGCCCCTACTGTTACGTATACATACGGAAAAGTAGATTATTTAACACAGCAAATCGAAATCGGTAAGTTATTGAATAAGGAAAAAGAAGCGACAGAATGGGTAGATGCATTTAAGGCACGTGCGCAGCAGGCAGGAAAAGACATTAAAGCCAAAATTGGAGAAGATACGACAGTTTCCGTCATCGAAGAGTTTGACAAACAAATTTACGTCTTCGGCGATAACTGGGGAAGAGGAACGGAAATCCTCTACCAGGAAATGAAACTGGCTATGCCTGAAAAAGTAAAGGAAATGACTGAGAAAGACGGATATTATGCTCTTTCTGCAGAAGTTTTGCCTGAATTTGCCGGGGACTATGTCATCTTGAGTAAAAGTGATACAGGAGATAATTCATTCTTGGAAACGGAAACATACAAGAATATTCCTGCCGTCAAAAATGATCAAGTCTACCAGGTAAACACAGCAGAATTCTCTTTCAATGATGCCTATACACTTGATAATCAGCTTGATTTCTTCATCAAAAGCTTTTTAGGAACTAAGTAA
- a CDS encoding FecCD family ABC transporter permease, with protein MDKPVKKAIPFSFKLFASMILLLISFLFAMKLGAAHTSWQDVYLSFTSNQEDSILILKEIRFPREIGAVFVGAALAVSGAIMQGMTRNPLADPGLLGLTAGANAALAIALALIPTINYFGIMTACFIGSAVGALIVFGIASARRGGFAPIRLVLAGAAVSTFLFAIAQGVGLYFKISKDVAMWTAGGLIGTSWGQLQTIAPVIIIGIFVAFVLSRQLTLLSLNEEVAIGLGQNTVKIKVLLFMVIILLAGAAVALAGNLAFVGLMIPHIVRAIVGTDYRFIIPISAILGATFMLLADTVGRILQAPFETPVAALIAIIGLPFFLLIVRKGGQAFS; from the coding sequence ATGGATAAACCCGTTAAAAAAGCTATACCATTTAGTTTTAAATTATTTGCTAGCATGATACTTTTACTAATCAGTTTCCTATTCGCCATGAAGCTTGGTGCCGCTCACACTTCATGGCAAGATGTCTACCTTTCATTCACGTCAAACCAAGAGGATTCTATTCTAATCCTGAAAGAAATACGCTTTCCGCGTGAAATAGGTGCTGTATTTGTAGGTGCGGCTTTGGCCGTATCAGGGGCGATCATGCAAGGCATGACGCGAAACCCATTGGCTGATCCGGGGTTGCTTGGACTGACTGCCGGGGCAAATGCCGCATTAGCCATTGCGCTTGCATTGATTCCAACTATTAACTATTTCGGCATCATGACAGCTTGCTTCATCGGCTCTGCTGTTGGTGCGCTGATCGTCTTTGGTATTGCTTCCGCGAGGCGAGGCGGCTTTGCACCTATTCGGCTGGTCTTGGCAGGCGCAGCCGTCTCTACATTTTTATTCGCTATCGCTCAGGGCGTTGGTTTGTATTTTAAGATTTCAAAGGATGTGGCAATGTGGACGGCTGGCGGATTGATCGGCACTTCATGGGGACAATTACAGACCATTGCGCCAGTCATCATCATAGGTATTTTCGTCGCATTCGTACTTTCACGTCAGTTGACATTATTGAGTCTGAATGAAGAAGTAGCGATTGGACTTGGACAAAATACAGTGAAAATAAAAGTCTTGTTGTTTATGGTTATTATCTTATTAGCAGGAGCCGCTGTGGCATTAGCGGGTAATCTAGCATTTGTTGGTTTAATGATTCCACATATTGTCCGTGCAATCGTCGGAACAGATTATCGATTCATCATCCCCATTTCCGCTATTTTAGGCGCAACTTTTATGTTGCTAGCGGATACGGTTGGACGAATATTACAAGCACCGTTTGAAACTCCTGTTGCTGCATTAATTGCAATCATCGGATTACCGTTCTTTCTCTTAATCGTACGCAAAGGTGGTCAGGCATTCTCATGA
- a CDS encoding FecCD family ABC transporter permease — translation MILPHIRRKQRILLACFIVLILFLTTLALGLGSASIEWSRLVPTLLGQGTFKEEFVLFSIRLPRIIITLLAGAALALSGAILQGITRNDLADPGIIGINSGAGVAIALFFLFVPIEAGAFTYLLPLVGFGGALITSVLIYLFAYSRKNGLQPMRLVLVGIGFSMALSGVMVVLTSSAKQEKVDFISRWIAGNIWGTDWPYIWALAPWLLILIPFALFKAHRLDMLGLNEAVATGIGVSLGRERLVLLLTAVALAASAVSVTGGIAFIGLMAPHIAKSLIGPRHRMNLPIAILLGSFLLLLADTIGRNILEPSGIPAGIIVSLIGAPYFCYLLLKK, via the coding sequence ATGATACTTCCACATATACGGAGAAAACAAAGAATTCTTTTGGCATGCTTCATTGTATTGATTCTCTTCCTGACAACTCTTGCACTTGGCTTAGGATCTGCTTCTATTGAATGGAGCCGGCTAGTCCCTACTCTTCTTGGTCAAGGCACTTTCAAAGAAGAGTTTGTACTGTTTTCTATTCGCCTCCCACGAATCATCATTACGTTGTTGGCCGGTGCCGCGCTTGCCTTGTCAGGTGCTATTTTACAAGGAATCACACGTAATGACCTTGCTGATCCCGGTATCATCGGGATAAATTCTGGTGCTGGAGTCGCAATTGCACTATTTTTCTTATTTGTACCGATCGAGGCTGGCGCGTTCACTTACTTATTACCGTTAGTAGGATTTGGGGGAGCCCTCATCACTTCGGTTTTAATTTACCTTTTTGCTTACAGTAGAAAAAACGGACTACAGCCTATGCGCCTTGTACTAGTGGGTATTGGGTTTTCAATGGCTCTATCAGGTGTGATGGTCGTATTGACTTCTTCCGCCAAGCAAGAGAAAGTCGATTTTATTTCAAGATGGATAGCCGGGAATATTTGGGGAACTGATTGGCCTTATATTTGGGCACTGGCACCTTGGTTGCTCATATTGATCCCGTTCGCACTATTTAAAGCACACCGGCTCGATATGCTTGGTTTGAATGAAGCTGTAGCGACGGGAATTGGTGTGTCGCTTGGACGGGAGCGTCTAGTGCTATTGCTGACCGCTGTAGCTTTAGCTGCATCCGCTGTGTCGGTTACAGGTGGTATCGCGTTCATCGGTCTGATGGCGCCTCATATCGCCAAATCCCTAATCGGTCCACGCCATCGAATGAATTTACCTATTGCGATCTTGCTCGGCAGTTTTCTTCTGTTGTTAGCAGACACAATCGGACGAAATATCTTGGAACCGAGTGGTATTCCAGCGGGTATTATCGTTTCATTGATAGGCGCACCATACTTTTGCTATTTACTATTGAAGAAATAA
- a CDS encoding sodium:solute symporter family protein — protein sequence MAWYVTYSSVYFIAMFAIGIYYFTKVKDADSYLIAGWNMKFWSIVGTTISTNVGAAVFIGWVGMGFTVGMSGYFKFALPAYLTSILLIYVFSKPLRRQRLYTMADLFGERFGSKTGIIPSVLSAFIYSVPATALQIVGMSTVFSIVFHIDVKVGIFLSFALILGFTILGGLVAAIVTDALQSFILVIGLFILAFAALKFGGGISSVLAQTPIEYLSPAGPHGIGEVLMFALTVAPFYLIWQSTWQRIFASKNEEVAIRAGITGYVITSIISIFPFVIGVTARQFVPADIHADLIFSYVTVDLLHPAIGGIVIVGLLAALMTGADSFILQGSSNIAQDLYFRMINPNASGKQMMFVARFSVVIISVLALIVSYFMTDIISVYQWALRISATTIVFPFLAVMFWRRTTARGIVASMLVAGFVTVIWPFFNTGLDEVVPGLLASIMGLVIVSLMTKHSSEEIVKAVYWEDLPSASRKITGDETLGADNVTNS from the coding sequence ATGGCTTGGTATGTAACTTATTCATCAGTATACTTCATAGCAATGTTTGCTATCGGTATTTATTACTTTACAAAGGTAAAAGATGCGGACTCCTACTTAATAGCAGGTTGGAATATGAAGTTTTGGAGTATAGTAGGCACAACAATCAGTACGAATGTGGGAGCAGCAGTTTTTATTGGTTGGGTAGGAATGGGTTTTACTGTAGGCATGTCCGGCTATTTTAAGTTTGCTTTACCAGCTTATCTGACGAGTATATTACTAATTTACGTTTTTAGTAAACCGCTTAGAAGACAGAGATTATATACGATGGCAGATTTGTTTGGCGAAAGGTTTGGTTCTAAAACAGGGATTATACCATCAGTATTATCTGCTTTTATTTATTCGGTTCCTGCTACAGCACTTCAAATTGTTGGAATGAGTACAGTATTTAGTATAGTTTTTCATATTGACGTGAAGGTAGGAATCTTCTTATCGTTTGCACTGATTCTTGGCTTTACAATACTCGGTGGTCTAGTAGCTGCTATCGTCACAGACGCATTACAAAGCTTTATCCTAGTAATTGGTTTGTTCATACTGGCATTTGCAGCACTAAAGTTTGGTGGCGGCATTTCAAGTGTGCTAGCCCAAACGCCGATAGAGTATTTATCTCCTGCTGGTCCCCATGGAATTGGAGAGGTGTTAATGTTTGCATTGACAGTAGCTCCATTCTACCTAATCTGGCAATCAACATGGCAACGGATTTTTGCATCGAAAAACGAAGAGGTTGCTATTCGAGCAGGAATAACGGGTTATGTTATAACATCTATTATTAGTATATTTCCTTTTGTAATCGGTGTAACAGCTCGTCAATTTGTGCCAGCGGATATTCATGCTGATTTAATATTTTCGTATGTAACTGTTGATTTATTACATCCGGCAATTGGAGGCATCGTAATTGTAGGTTTACTAGCTGCATTAATGACAGGTGCAGATTCATTTATACTTCAAGGCAGTTCCAATATTGCACAAGATTTGTATTTTCGTATGATTAATCCTAATGCCTCAGGTAAGCAAATGATGTTTGTTGCTCGTTTTAGTGTAGTAATAATTTCTGTTTTGGCATTAATTGTTTCTTACTTCATGACAGATATCATCAGTGTTTATCAGTGGGCATTAAGAATTTCCGCAACTACAATTGTCTTTCCATTTTTGGCAGTGATGTTCTGGAGAAGGACGACAGCACGGGGTATCGTTGCCAGTATGTTAGTAGCTGGTTTTGTCACTGTCATATGGCCATTTTTTAATACAGGACTCGATGAAGTAGTGCCTGGACTCTTGGCTTCTATAATGGGATTAGTTATTGTAAGTTTAATGACTAAACATTCATCGGAAGAGATCGTGAAAGCAGTATATTGGGAGGATCTTCCTTCCGCGTCTAGAAAAATAACCGGTGATGAAACTTTGGGAGCAGACAACGTAACAAACAGTTAA